CTCCCATACCGTACAGACCCAACATCCCTGATCCATCGTCCATGAGAAGCGTCCATGCCTTTTCAAGCATTCTTTCCTGACCAATAATGGTGGGATGAATAGGGATCTCATCCACCTCACCAAACGTAGCTGCCTCAACCACCATATCAAAATCTCCTTGAGAACTGCGTTTCTCAACTTCTGTCAACATAATGCTAACATTTTTTCCATAAAGATAGCTCAGTTTTAAATCTTTGGAGCAAAAACCACATAGGCACAACCTTTGAAGCTCAGCCTCATAAGTACTAAGCAGATCGTCAAATTTGTTTTTGGTGGTTAGGACATTAGCATGCCATACCTGAACTTGGGAAATCCTTTGTTGACGCCCTGTAAACTCCTCTCTGCCCACTGTTCTCAGCACATCGTCTAGCTTTGCCGTGAGCATTGCCATGGCATGCTGAAGAGCAACTATATTCTCGGGGAGGTTGTGGATATAACGCCCCCTGAGGCATAACCACTGAGAAAATTGATTCACCACTTGATCACATGGCAACGAGACAGAGAAACAACCGCCCATCTCTGCACAacagaggagagagaaagagataagATTTTTTAGCATCAAGAAAGAACAAGTCAATGCTACTGTGCATAATAGAAAATATCTAAAAGACTTGTCTAGTAGTATCCAAAGAGGTCAACCGTATATTTGACTATTCTTAAAAGACTAAAATTGTTAACTCTGGCTAGCCAACTGTATTTTGACTAAGTCATATAATTATTAGATGCATTCTCCATATGAGAAGAGGTCGTTTAACAAGAAAGATATAGGgatagtagagagagagagatgatgcGAGATTCatgtttacatatatacatatatgttacAAACGTTATTCTCTAAATGTGTCCACCAGGAACAAGTCACTCAAAATTCACAACTTAAAAATTAACTTCAACATGAGGAGCATgtagtttgtttttttataaaaggttAACCTTTGGCTCATAATAGTCAGAAGCAAAAAAGTAAATGGCATTGAGACAGGCAGCGACGTGAATGCAGACAGAAGAAAGAAAGGTGTCGTGCCAGTAACTAAGCTTCTAAATATAGATCAGAGAGACAAGAAGGATAATAACCAACCAAAAGTCCCGTAATTATAGAGAACAATGGGTTATATAAGAAGAGGTCAATAGGAAAAAACAACAACGAGGAACACGAAGAAAGAGAAACTAATCAAGGTACGTACATGTCTCATTTCCTTTCTATCTAATTTTCTCCATTTCATTATATGCAACCTGCATGGATTTTGCATCGTTTACGTAAGAACATGCTGATCATGTTAGGATTGTTATGTCCttttgttttagtttcttttattgATTGACAATGTTTTGCATGCAGGTGGGTGTAGAGAATGGTGAACATTAGAGTACAACAAAAAGGCCCTGAATCTCCGAGGACATCGGAGGTTGGAGAGATAGACACCAGAGCACCGTTCCAATCGGTGAAAGCTGCCGTGAGCTTGTTTGGTGAAGTAGTCTCAAGACAAAGAAGCACTCCAAGAAGGTCTCGCCTTTCCTCTGAGGTAAACTAATCCAACAACAATCATTATAGATTAATCAAAAACATGTAGTATCATCTTTCTAGATGCCTTGTTTAGCAAGAAAccctttttaaatgtttcagaGCGTTACCGACAAAGAAACACAGCTAATGCTAGCCCACAAGCAATTCATCAAGATCAAACAAAGGCTAGACAACTCCGAGATCACAAGATCTCGCGCTCTCTCCGATCTCTCAAAAGCAAAGAAGACAATGGAGGAGCTTAGAACAAAGCTCGAGACTGTTAACAAGTCTAAACAATCCGCTATAGACACCAAAGAAACCGTCCAACAGCGAGAAGAACAGCTTGAGCATGACAAGTCACAAGGCTCCTCCCCTCACCACCACGAGCTCGACGTCGCTAGAGAACAATACCTCTCCACCACCGTTGAACTCGATGCAGCAAAGCAAAAgctaaacaaaatcaaacaaagcTTTGATTCCGCTATGGACTTCAAAGCCACAGCCCTAAACCAAGCCGCTGAGGCTAAACGTGCCTTACAAGTAAACTCCGCTAAGGTCAACGAGCTTTCCAAAGAGATCACGGATATGAAAGACGCGATTCATCAGCTGAAGTTAGCAGCCACTCAGAACCAGCAAGAGTATGGAGATATCGTGAAGGAGAAAGATGATTTGAGAGAGTGTTACAAGACTGCTGTTGAGGAGGCGGAGAAGAAGCTGCTAGTCCTGAGGAAAGAGTACGAGCCTGAGCTATCAAGAACTCTTGAAGGCAAACTGATTGAGACGACCTCGGAGATTGAGAGTTTAAGGGAAGAGATGAAGAAAGCTCATGAGTCTGAAATGAACACGGTTAAAGTTATTACAAACGAGCTGAATGAGGCTACTACGAGGCTGCAAGAGGCTTCTGATGAAGAATGCTCTCTCCGGAGCTTGGTGAATTCTATAAGGATGGAGCTTGACGACATGAGGAGAGAACgcgaagagatggagaagaaggAAGCAGAGAGGTTAGAAGTTGAGGAGAGGAAGAAGCTGGAAGCTCTCAAGGAAGAGAGCTTGAAGCTTGAGGAGATGAAGTTAGAAGCTTCAAGAGCAAGAAACGAAGCTGAAGAGATGAACAGAAAGATAGAGAGTTTGAAGAAAGAAACAGATTCCGCTATGATAGCTGCGGAAGAAGCTgaaaagagattggagattgtTATAAGAGAAGTGGAACAGGCCAAAGCGGCTGATGAGAAAGTGCGCGAGGAGATGAAGATTATATCTCAGAAGAAAGAGAGCAAGAAACAAGATgaatcatcttcaaagataaaGATCACAGTACAAGAGTATGAATCTTTGAAACGAGGAGCAGGGGAGAAAGAGTCTGAAACCCAAAAGAAGCTGGCAGATATAGCAGCTGAGCTTGAAGAGATCAACGCAAGAAGAACTGAAGCGGATAGTAAACTAGGAGCAAGCCTGAAAGCTATAGAGGAGATGAACCACGCAACGGAGTTGGCTCAGAAGTCAGCAGAATCAGCAGAAGCGGCAAAGAGCATGGTGGAAAGCGAACTAAACAGATGGCGTCAACAAGAAAATGTACAACAAGCTTAGGGTCTTAGATTCAGTACTGTATAAAACATTGTTTTGttccaaattaaaaatattaaagacaATAATAAACTATTCCAACACTAAATCAGCTTCTGTCTCAAGAAATCTTCATAAGCCTCAAGAATGAGATGATCATCATCCCACTTATCACGGAAAGTATCTGACTGTGTTGCGAGTCTTAGGTAACCGCCGTGTACTTCCTTAGCTCTCCAGTGTTCAACGGGTGGTGCACCAACTTGATCGGCTATCCAGTTGAGGTAATCAACCTGACACTCACCAAGCTTATGCGTGTATCTCTTGGGAAGCTTGTTAGCATCACGCTTTGCATAGAAGGCGGTGACATCTTCCATCATTTTGTCTTCTGAAGGAAGCATGACACGACCTGACAAAACTGCAGCCACCCATTTGCTTTGTAGCTCAAACATAAAGAACTGCAATGTCTGATTCATAATAAAGAAGCTGATTAGGAAACGATGATCAAAGAAGCCACGAAAGAACCGTAGAATGAATGAGAGACTTCACCATCCATGGTAAACCGATGAAGGAAAGCGTTGGAGCAAGAGCAGGAGGAAACACATGTTTGTAAAGCGGCCCAACACAGTTATCCTCCACGGTGATATAGCCATTGGTGTTGAGAAACGGGAAGTGGTATTTGTAACCGGTGCAATGCACAATGGTATCAGCTTGTACAACCTTACCATTCTGGAATATAATCGACCCATCTTTGCGTGCGCTTTCTATCTGCAAAAACATATATTCTTATATCACATTACTCTCTGATCTATCTTATTCTTAAATCACATTACTCTCTGATCTATCTTTTGTTATTACCATAGAGTGAAGCCATAGATTGTTGGACCCGAGAAGCTTTTGGTATGTCTCAGATGGGTTTGATCTAGATGCGATATGGACTTCTTTCGCCACTCCTGTTATGTCCCTGCTGATATCTGATCCACTCGCAAAGTTCCCAATCACTACCACCACCTTTCAAAGATTTCAGACCAAGAAGGCAAAAATGCAAGATTAATGAATCTACATAACGTATTtagcaatgttcaagaaatcgttAGGCCGTAATTAAGCATTTTATAGAGGATTACTGATTAGGCTTAAGCCTAGACCAATTTTTTGAAAGTCCGGACCGATTTTAAAAAGATTCGTTAAAATCATTTTGTTTAGGTCTGATTTGCCGCAGGCATAGTttaaaccgatttttagaacactaaTATAAAGATTTATTACGAACTGTAATAAATAATtgttgaaaaagaaagaagaataaaGCATAAAGGGTTCATAGATTCTGTAAGAACCTACCTCGTCTTTGAAAGGATCAGGAACTCTGTAGTTATGACTATGAATCTGCTTGCCTGGCCATGAATCTATGCCTAAAGATTTCACATGGATCAAACATGAACTACTTCAAAATCATGAAAAGACAAAGAAAGATTAAGacttttaatcaattaattattaCCAGGAACATGAGCAATTCGAGGCTCTGTATAGTGTCCATTACACACGACGACAGAATCAAAGATCTCATCTTTAAAGATCCCATCTGAACTTTTGGACTGGATCTTCCATTTTTGCCCTTCAGGCTCAACACAAACCACTTCGGTCTCGAACCGAACCATCTCCTCTAGATTGAACTCTCTAGCGAAGTTTTGAAGGTAAGCGAGGACTTCCCTGTGACTAGGATACCTTCTCGGGTCTCTCGATGCGTCGTCGTTTCGGGGCACGAAAGGGAAGTCTCTGTAGCCCATGCACTCTCTCGGGAGGTTGGTGCGGAGAGAGTCGTAGACGCTTGAGTGTACtacggttcggttcgggtcgaGGCTAAGCGGGTCTGGTTCGGTTTGTGGTGTGTACACCCAGAGACCTCCGACTTGTGTGCCGCGCTCGAAGATGATGACGGAGTGTGATTCGCGACGTAGCTCACGTGCGGCTGCGAGTCCGGCTGCTCCGGCTCCGATCACTGCCACGTGGAGTGAGTTGGTTGGACTGCATGCGGGTGCCATTTTTgttgctgaagaagaagaagtttgtGGAGTGATGAGTGATGACTCGAATTGGGTTTATATACGACCGTCTTCAATTTGGATTGAACCGATTCGGTCTAACTCTAAACCGAATTGTAGAAAcgtttacaaaattaaattatctgCCTTGACtcaaattaatgaaattaaagTCCAgcagaaagttttaaaaaaaatcctaaacacGCAGttgttcaaaattttgttagGTTCTAATCGATTATGTAAGTTATAAAATTGCTAAATTATCAATAAAACAATCGTATCATTCTATCATAaagtttgattaatattttatatgatgcATGATgataaaaaacagaaaaaacaaaaacatcttgttgtgacaaaaaaaaaaaaaaaaaaaaacatcttgtTTCCTTAACAGCTGGACTATATATCAAGTGAAGTATATTTATCACTGAATCTTTCTAAACTCAACTCCATTACTATTCTCAAAGCTACTCTTCACTTTACTCGGTGTTTGGATTCTGATATGATTATATGTTTCATTTATAATGCTAACGGTTAGTAGTAGAATTGATTACACTAAGAGACACTTTTTGATTATATAGTATTGCATTCTCCATTTGTTTAATGTGTGCTGTAGCTTTAGCATGGCAAAAAATTAGCATAGATTCTACATTTCTTGAAACTTCCATATATCCTCCTACAGTTTTATAAATGTAGACCGATAAATGAGAGCCCTGGGCTAGTTTGAGTGGGAAGACATGCTTGTAGAGTGGTCTAATACACTGTTATCCTCTGACGGTCACACGACCTGTGCAATGCACTATGGCCTCGGCGTATACGACTTTCCCATCTCTAAAACAATAGAACCATCCTCGTAGAAGCggtctatatatataaaccacaTATCAAAGGTAAAAATAATCATTTGAAAGGATCATATACTAAACGACTAAATGTAGTTCTGGTTATTTTCTCAGCTTTGTTTACCGTGGGATGTATCTGTAGATTGCCATAACGAAAAAATAGATGCAACACGGACTTCTTTTGCCATGGCTGCTATGTCCTTGCTAATGTAATGTCTCTTCCACCGGCTTGATTTCCTATAAAGATCGTACGAGATATATAATAGGTTAGGTAAGATATCAATACATTGTGGGGGATTTGCAGTAAAGAATCTATAGATGGCAAAAGCTGGAAGCTGGGCCACAAATCCTCTACTGTCTCAGAACTATGTTTGGTCCTCTTTCCTCAACCCACACAGATCTTACCACTACACGACAGCtgcaacaaaaactctatttttaattcttttctcATTTCAgtttattcaaatatatatttaaattctatCTCTCCCTCTACGGCTCTACGCCTCTACCTATTAAAATGACTACTATTACGGACGGTTAGTTGTCATTAAATGACTAAACAAAACCCATTGGATAATAATTAGGGAAAAAAGCGAGGGATCCTAAACACACCTAATAATCTTTGTCAATAAtaataaccaaaccaaaacaaaacataaagttCATATAAATCTCAGAAAAAGATAGCTCTCTGACGTTGCACACTAACCACTAAAAGCATCTCATccataaaatattcattttatttttctcaataCAAAGGCTAATAtcattaattaacaatataatcaattttaaaagatttgaaTAACTCATAAAATAACATAGAcctcataaatttatattattttttactagtTGGATATGTGTTACTGTATATGGAATGAATATATTGTATACTATCATACTATGGccttgtttaataaatatacaaatggaaaaaaaaaatggaaaaaaagaatatatggaatggaaatattccgaaactccctctctctctctctgtatcaAAAGagtctctcctctctctctctgtctcccTCGCTCCTCATGatcgaatttttttatatttataaatggtATGTGATAGTTACAGATACACGTTAAACGTGTGTATGTATAATCTATCTATTTTGATGGAGACAATAACCATTAGAATCTGACCTATGGATCTCATTTCCTCTTGAGatacttttctctctctctctctctcatttttttCCGTCTCCCAGATCTGCTTACCATTGGAAAGCTTCAATCTATTTGTTACAGGTAATTtcgttattttaataaaaacaattttattcattcattgaattattagatttatatatatagtttttatcaTCAAAAGTCGAAGTTGTAGTAGTACTATGTTTTTGTTCGTCATGAAGTTGatgcttttacttttttttccctTTATAGTTCTCTCTAACTGTTGAATTCGGATTTAGGAAAAATTTATATACCTACTTTGTATATCTCTATTAATGTGGATAACGAATCCTTTGCTATACATGGTGTTCTTTTTCTGGAAATTTTGTAATGGAAAGCGTTACTTATTTGCATGTCTATGGAGGTTTTTTCGAGTGTGTGTCTGGATAACCAGTATAATAGGACTAATTAGCTGATGCTCATGTAGCTAATTTCTTGTTGGAAGGTCAATGTTGATCCTGTTTGATTTGACCTTATTGATCATCGCATTTTTTATAGGGACGAACGAACCACAGAATAAAAGAGTTCGATCGCCGACCAAGGCGCCATGTACTTCTTTGGTTTGTCCAAAGAGGAAGTATTATCACAGAAACATGTTGCATCACATAAAGAGACTTTAAAGCAGAATCCAATGAGTACAGTTACTCTGTTTGGGAGACAGGTAAAAATTGGGTGGCTTATTTAGATTCTAGTTTTGTCTAAGGCTTGACTTTTTAGATGTTTCTTAGGGTCTAAATGGTAACATGCGGACAAAGTGACAAACCAATGTTAACTATTGTGCGGTTATATCTGTATCAGAACCTTAATTATCAAACAGTTATTTGATAAAGTTTTCTCTTCAGGTGTTTCCGGTGAAAAGCCCACCTAAGCTGCTGATGAGAGATATGGATCTTCGTCTTCCTCCTGCGGATCACTACGGTAATTATAATAATACCACTGTAGAGATAGGATTCCATTCAGTGTTTGAAGCTAAAGAACCAGCGTTAGCCACAACTTGGAGTGGCAAGAGAGACCCAAAAATTGTTATTGATCTTGAGGAGCCTCCCACAACAGAGCATGCAGATTCTGTTAGCTACGAACCGTCATTCTTGGCTGATGGGATCAGCTCAAACATAGTGGATATGGAGTCAGGTTTACTGGATCTTAACAGAACCCCACCGGATGATCAGTCTGTCTCCGAGCCTCATTACTCTTTCCTGCAAGACCTGAACTGTCCATACATCGAAGAGACAGAAACTAGCTGCGAGAAGAGCGGAGTAGATGATGATCCTATTACGCCTCTTTGCTCTTCTAAATGCCAAAGCGTCCATGAAAAAGAGGGTACAGCATCTCCAGCTTCATATACTTCTTGCTGCACCACTGAAAACAACTTAAGAACTCGAGCACTGGATGCTTCTTGCCGTACACGGCTTGAGTTTCCTACTACGGAAGTCTTACCGGAGAACGAACGTTGTAACGAGGAGGAAGAGTTCTCTGAAGCTATTCAAACGGCAGCTGAATCATTAGTCCACATATCAGCAGTTTCACGTCAAGAGAGAACCAATAGCTCATCTCAAGATCAAGATTTGGATTGTTGTTCCTGCGATTCATATGAGCTACACACATTAGGTATAAGTGAAACCAACACTGAAGAAGACTTCTGTGTGTCATCAAGGGCTCTAGATGAGCTTAATAACTTGACAAGAGATAACAACAAAGAGATTGGACTGAGGCTGAGAAGAGGGAGGAGAATGAAGAACTTCCAAAAGGAGATACTCCCGAGCTTAACGTCGCTCTCAAGGCACGAGATACGCGAAGACATTAACATCTTGGAAGCAGTTTTGAGATCAAGAGAGTACAAGAAGATGCAGGGGAAAACTAAAGATGTCAAAGTAGGAGCAAATCATAGAAACAAACGTTCAGTATCACAGAGGTACGTTGGTAAAAGAAGGCGAAAACATGAATGATCGCTTCATCGTTGTAATCTTTTAAAAGTCTATGTTGttcaattcttttttatttagctTATGACATTAAAGATAGTGAGCTGAGCACATTCTGTTTCTCATTCTCTCTCAAAATGTTGCTTATAGTTGCTACTGGTGTCATACCTGACTGGTGTTGTGCATTAACGATTTGGTAGGGGTCAACTGAAATGTTGTTCTTGTTGGATCTTGGAACACAGTTCGTATCCAACAACTTTAACTGACTTTTAGGGCCGTAGCCCATTTAGATTAAAGGCCTCAAATATCTTATCATTACATTTTCAAACACTGGTTGTAGTTATAGACTTGTTGCCATCTTCACATCAACGTGGTTTAGTCTCTATTTGACTTTTCAAGTTAGTGTTCTGACCTACGTGTTGATTCTGCCACTTCGGGTTTGTTGTCTTCATGTATGTTTTAATAATGAATGGTCTATCCATCGTAtgtgtactttttttttttttgcaaatgcATGTGTATTTTATTtcatgtatttttgtgtgtgtgtgtgtttttttttgagaaagggctttatttttgtgttttctgatcatttaaaaatatatgttaattatatatatcttgGGAATTAAAATGGACTAAACACTAATTAGTTAGTGATCAagtttaatatttcttttgtttattataagtgtcaagaaaataatattcgACTCAGTAAACTAATACTATGGTATTATTTCATTAATTCCTATGAATATTGGGAgctttaattttcttattcaCTAATTCATCTTTGGCCATGCTAATTTTTTTTGAGTTCTCCCTAAttctgatttattttattactaaTGATGTGGGAGCTATACTTACAATGAgtgtaaaaaatttaaaatattatagttattGGTTAATGGATtctaacatttttattaaaatcaaatgttattggtttgatgatttttttaatgaCATATGAAATccattgttattcaaaaagtttgtGTTAAATTGTTTCTATAAGTCTATCAAATATAGTGTTATTAGGATTTGAATTCTTAACATTTTAATTCATGaaatacaattttcaaaatattgcaTATATCCTCAAAATTCTTAAGATCATTATAGTAGAATAGTCACATAAACttttcaaatatgaaaaaaaaactcattataattttaaagaaTTTCTTGATTCTTAAAATCAACCAACTCTACCTAAATTCATCTTCCACTAACTCCCTCTTATACTACTAAAAGGATTTATACTAATGTTAAAGACTGATACAATATTTTtacatgaaatttatttttatcaggGGATATATTTGAATTCATGTAAAAATTCACCTCTGTTTGTGACACTGCCACctgataatattttaatttaacgAACATGAAAATAGATGCCAAAGAGGAATCTAGAGGAATCTACGCGACAATAATTGAGTTAGTTCATGACAAACCAATGAAAAGATAAAAGCAAAAAGTTATTTCTTCTCCCACCCTCTCATGTCGTTTGTAAGTCAAAGAAATACACATTAAATAGTACTACTAGTGTTCTTAGACCAAAAGTTCATGATTGCTTATCTGTAATTGGTTCATATAGTTCCTAGATTCAAAAAGTCTCATTTCAACATTATTGCTCCTCGACAATCATTACAGTAAATCATACTACtatgttatattaataatatctcttcctaagattttttttttctgacaacCCTAAgatattttctattttgttcTTTAAGATGGTTGTCAATATAACGGAATATATCTAATGTGAAGAGTGAaccaaaattattgaaatatatgACGCATgggaaaaagagaaaaaatattgtGAAGAGAGATCATCAAGAAGATTGatcccaaaaaaaattagaaatctcCAATTCTAAACTAGATATACTGATATTCAGAACAAACAAAATACgtgatttattatattttgagaaaaaaaaaatattttatgcacgtaaaagtaagaaaatgaaaactagtTGAATTCATTGTGCAGCTAGGTTACAAACTTAGATACCTCTCACGATTTACACTTCCAGCTAGCTCAATCCAAAATAGCTGATTGCTGAAAAAAATGGAGTTTAGTTTATCAATCGATATGGATTTGATTATATAGACAAGTATGGAcctaattagtttatatatcgaTGGATTTGATTAATGTACATATGCAGGAGTTGATATAATTGATGTCCATGCCTGAAGTGATATATACATATGTCCAACTCTTATCATTTTGCATCTTAAAACTAGATAAGAGTTGGGAGACAACTGTTAGACAAACAAACGTGCACAGAACATTCCTTACTATTTAATATCGTGCATAAATATATTGCAAAAATATATGCTCAAATGGGAAAACTTTTACTTTTATCCCTTACGGTCCATTGCAAAAGAATAGCTTCTTTTTTTGGAAGAAACAGACAACTTGAATAACAAAAGACGTTAATTGCGTTAAATCTTAGAAATTTTACAATGtagaattttaacttttatccCTTATCGGTCGGTCCCTTATTTGTCGACTCGGAAACAAGAGGTAACTGAGAAAAAtcattataaaacatattacaaatttcataaatcaaaatcaaatgcATATATGTGTTCACAATATTCATCATCGTCGGATCATTGATCATGCATGACCCATGGGAATATCCGTCTCATCTTCCAACTCAATCCCGAGCTCCGCTAGTCTCTTGTCCTTGTAAACGTACCACTTGGAGAAAACGAGAAAAATAAGGAAGTTCAAGAAAACAACTACGGCCACAAGCCAGTAGAAATTGTACAGACGACCCTTGTTGAGATCATCAGCGATCCACGGATGAGCTTTATCGGTGAATTTCTCGACGATAGTCACGAGAAccgagctgaagaagaaccctAACGCTAATGTGCTCAGTAATAGACCCGTGCTCATTGTTTTCATACCTTTAGGACACTCTCTCAAGAAGAAATCTAGTTGTCCTGTGTAGATCAACGCCTCTCCAATACCAACGATAAGGTATTGTGGGATGAGTAGATAAAACCCTAGAGGAAGTGTTTTGACTGTTGGACCATGGGAATGTGCGGTTCTAAGACGTTTGATCTCTACCAAAGCAGCTACAGCCATACCCACGGCTGCGAGTATGAGACCCAAACCAATGCGTTGAAGTGGTCTTAGACCATGGGGGTAGTTGAATAGCTTTTTGCATAGGGGAATGGCGACACGGTCGTAAACCGCGGTGGTTAAGAGGAGGCCACCGACATAGAAGACGGCCATCGAAGCTGGAGGGATCTCAAAGCTGCCAATGTGACGGTCCATCGTCTCGGATTGTGCGACTGATAATGTCGTTAATTGAGCATGTACGGTCCAAAAGAGGATGCATGTTGCCCAAATTGGCAACATCCGTACGATTTGTTTCACTTCCTCAACATCGGT
The sequence above is drawn from the Brassica napus cultivar Da-Ae chromosome A8, Da-Ae, whole genome shotgun sequence genome and encodes:
- the LOC106362186 gene encoding uncharacterized protein LOC106362186; translation: MYFFGLSKEEVLSQKHVASHKETLKQNPMSTVTLFGRQVFPVKSPPKLLMRDMDLRLPPADHYGNYNNTTVEIGFHSVFEAKEPALATTWSGKRDPKIVIDLEEPPTTEHADSVSYEPSFLADGISSNIVDMESGLLDLNRTPPDDQSVSEPHYSFLQDLNCPYIEETETSCEKSGVDDDPITPLCSSKCQSVHEKEGTASPASYTSCCTTENNLRTRALDASCRTRLEFPTTEVLPENERCNEEEEFSEAIQTAAESLVHISAVSRQERTNSSSQDQDLDCCSCDSYELHTLGISETNTEEDFCVSSRALDELNNLTRDNNKEIGLRLRRGRRMKNFQKEILPSLTSLSRHEIREDINILEAVLRSREYKKMQGKTKDVKVGANHRNKRSVSQRYVGKRRRKHE
- the LOC106362185 gene encoding flavin-containing monooxygenase FMO GS-OX5-like — protein: MAPACSPTNSLHVAVIGAGAAGLAAARELRRESHSVIIFERGTQVGGLWVYTPQTEPDPLSLDPNRTVVHSSVYDSLRTNLPRECMGYRDFPFVPRNDDASRDPRRYPSHREVLAYLQNFAREFNLEEMVRFETEVVCVEPEGQKWKIQSKSSDGIFKDEIFDSVVVCNGHYTEPRIAHVPGIDSWPGKQIHSHNYRVPDPFKDEVVVVIGNFASGSDISRDITGVAKEVHIASRSNPSETYQKLLGSNNLWLHSMIESARKDGSIIFQNGKVVQADTIVHCTGYKYHFPFLNTNGYITVEDNCVGPLYKHVFPPALAPTLSFIGLPWMTLQFFMFELQSKWVAAVLSGRVMLPSEDKMMEDVTAFYAKRDANKLPKRYTHKLGECQVDYLNWIADQVGAPPVEHWRAKEVHGGYLRLATQSDTFRDKWDDDHLILEAYEDFLRQKLI
- the LOC106362184 gene encoding WEB family protein At1g12150-like, with protein sequence MVNIRVQQKGPESPRTSEVGEIDTRAPFQSVKAAVSLFGEVVSRQRSTPRRSRLSSESVTDKETQLMLAHKQFIKIKQRLDNSEITRSRALSDLSKAKKTMEELRTKLETVNKSKQSAIDTKETVQQREEQLEHDKSQGSSPHHHELDVAREQYLSTTVELDAAKQKLNKIKQSFDSAMDFKATALNQAAEAKRALQVNSAKVNELSKEITDMKDAIHQLKLAATQNQQEYGDIVKEKDDLRECYKTAVEEAEKKLLVLRKEYEPELSRTLEGKLIETTSEIESLREEMKKAHESEMNTVKVITNELNEATTRLQEASDEECSLRSLVNSIRMELDDMRREREEMEKKEAERLEVEERKKLEALKEESLKLEEMKLEASRARNEAEEMNRKIESLKKETDSAMIAAEEAEKRLEIVIREVEQAKAADEKVREEMKIISQKKESKKQDESSSKIKITVQEYESLKRGAGEKESETQKKLADIAAELEEINARRTEADSKLGASLKAIEEMNHATELAQKSAESAEAAKSMVESELNRWRQQENVQQA